A region from the Mycolicibacterium litorale genome encodes:
- the bla gene encoding class A beta-lactamase produces the protein MNRRTLLSAAAVMGGAAAFATYTGRPAFAQPPAGIEALERGNNAVIGVFAANLDTGRTVAHRAQESFAMCSTFKAYLAAHVLQLVGRGERSLEQRLPVVAADILPNSPRTEPRVGGDMTVAELCQAILQVSDNAGANILLRDVGGPQAVTAFARGIGDPRSRLDRFEIELNSAVPGDPRDTSTPEALAGGFRAFLTGDVLAPAQRRLLEDWMRANETSSMRAGLPQGWTTADKTGSGDYGTTNDVGIAYGPQGQRLLLAVMTRSAADDPDAENNRPLVGEVTAAVLPELLRL, from the coding sequence ATGAACCGCAGAACCCTGTTGTCCGCCGCCGCCGTCATGGGGGGTGCGGCCGCGTTCGCCACCTACACCGGCCGGCCCGCGTTCGCGCAGCCGCCGGCGGGTATCGAAGCGCTGGAACGGGGCAACAACGCCGTGATCGGTGTGTTCGCGGCGAATCTCGACACCGGGCGCACCGTGGCGCACCGGGCGCAGGAGTCGTTCGCGATGTGCTCGACGTTCAAGGCCTATCTCGCCGCGCACGTCCTGCAACTCGTGGGCCGCGGTGAGCGGTCGCTCGAGCAGCGCCTGCCCGTGGTCGCGGCCGACATCCTGCCCAACTCCCCGCGCACCGAGCCCCGTGTGGGCGGCGACATGACGGTCGCCGAACTGTGCCAGGCGATCTTGCAGGTGAGCGACAACGCCGGGGCGAACATCCTGCTGCGCGACGTCGGCGGGCCGCAGGCGGTCACGGCGTTCGCGCGCGGGATCGGCGACCCGCGGTCCCGTCTGGACCGTTTCGAGATCGAGCTGAACTCGGCCGTCCCCGGCGACCCGCGGGACACCAGCACACCCGAGGCGCTGGCCGGCGGGTTCCGGGCGTTCCTCACCGGTGACGTGCTCGCCCCGGCCCAACGCCGGCTTCTCGAGGACTGGATGCGGGCCAACGAGACGTCGAGTATGCGCGCGGGCCTGCCGCAGGGATGGACCACGGCGGACAAGACCGGTAGCGGCGACTACGGCACCACGAACGACGTCGGGATCGCCTACGGGCCGCAGGGTCAGCGGCTGCTGCTGGCGGTGATGACGCGCTCGGCCGCCGACGATCCGGACGCCGAGAACAACCGGCCGTTGGTCGGCGAGGTGACCGCGGCCGTGCTGCCGGAGCTGCTGCGCCTCTAG
- a CDS encoding thymidylate synthase, with protein MSGPIPTPYEDLLRLVLERGTPKADRTGTGTRSLFGHQMRYDLAAGFPLITTKKVHLKSVVYELLWFLRGDSNVRWLQEHGVSIWDEWADESGDLGPVYGVQWRSWPTPSGGHVDQISAALDLLKSDPDSRRNIVSAWNVGEIPQMALPPCHAFFQFYVADGRLSCQLYQRSADLFLGVPFNIASYALLTHMMAAQAGLGVGEFVWTGGDCHIYDNHVEQVTEQLGRDPRPYPELVLAPRDSIFDYTYEDIVVKNYDPHPAIKAPVAV; from the coding sequence ATCTCCGGGCCGATCCCCACACCGTACGAGGACCTGTTGCGTCTGGTGCTCGAGCGCGGAACGCCCAAGGCGGACCGCACCGGAACCGGGACCCGCAGCCTGTTCGGCCACCAGATGCGCTACGACCTGGCGGCCGGCTTCCCGCTGATCACCACCAAGAAGGTTCACCTCAAATCCGTCGTCTACGAACTGTTGTGGTTCCTGCGTGGGGATTCCAACGTGCGCTGGCTGCAGGAGCACGGCGTCAGCATCTGGGACGAGTGGGCTGACGAATCCGGTGACCTGGGCCCGGTCTACGGGGTGCAGTGGCGGTCCTGGCCGACCCCGTCGGGCGGTCACGTCGACCAGATCAGCGCGGCCCTCGACCTGCTCAAGAGTGACCCCGACTCGCGGCGCAACATCGTCTCGGCCTGGAACGTCGGAGAGATCCCGCAGATGGCGTTGCCGCCGTGCCACGCGTTCTTCCAGTTCTACGTCGCCGACGGCCGGTTGTCGTGCCAGCTCTACCAGCGCAGCGCCGACCTGTTCCTCGGGGTGCCGTTCAACATCGCCAGCTACGCACTGCTCACGCACATGATGGCCGCGCAGGCCGGACTCGGTGTGGGTGAGTTCGTCTGGACGGGCGGGGACTGTCACATCTACGACAACCATGTCGAGCAGGTGACCGAACAGCTCGGCCGCGACCCCCGCCCGTACCCGGAACTCGTTCTCGCGCCGCGGGATTCGATATTCGACTACACCTATGAGGACATCGTCGTCAAGAACTATGACCCGCACCCGGCGATCAAAGCGCCGGTGGCGGTATGA
- a CDS encoding HNH endonuclease signature motif containing protein: MDGESVVAAFAQFEAARAALAALPVESLTAQQVLAITEMRERGRRRDLTIDHALTTHLIDTATPDEPGATSLTELLANRLHITAKDAGQRLTDATQLGPRHTLLGERVATELAHTAATVARGDIGIDHVRVIQEFIKKVPSFVDVAARDEFERLLAKSAITMRPEQLRQFAAELMTYLDQDGTEPDYDTQQRRREIHVGPQQADGMSRISGWIDPEFRALLDVALAKLAAPGANLTHDDAHTGRDDRTAAQRNHDAVKTVLRDTVASGNLGQVAGVPATIVATTTVNELERAAGWAHTGGGNRIPIRDLIRMAASSRHYLAVFDDHTEEVLYFGRARRNATTAQRLALFARDKGCTHPRCTVPFYWTEAHHTPDFSTGGRTDIPDLTLACQPANLLIEKTGWTTERPGNGRTHWIPPREFDTGQPRVNNHFHPQRYLTDGEREDDDDPE, encoded by the coding sequence ATGGATGGGGAATCCGTGGTCGCAGCTTTCGCACAGTTCGAAGCCGCCCGCGCCGCGCTGGCCGCCCTACCCGTCGAATCGCTGACCGCCCAGCAGGTGCTTGCCATCACCGAGATGCGGGAACGCGGCCGCCGCCGCGACCTGACCATCGACCACGCACTGACCACCCACCTGATCGACACCGCGACACCCGACGAACCCGGCGCCACCTCACTGACAGAACTACTGGCCAATCGGCTGCACATCACCGCTAAAGACGCCGGCCAACGCCTTACCGACGCCACCCAACTCGGCCCCCGCCACACGCTGCTCGGCGAGCGCGTAGCCACCGAACTGGCCCACACCGCCGCCACGGTGGCCCGCGGCGACATCGGCATCGACCACGTGCGCGTGATCCAAGAGTTCATCAAGAAAGTCCCCAGCTTCGTCGACGTCGCCGCCCGCGACGAATTCGAACGCCTGCTGGCCAAATCCGCGATCACCATGCGACCCGAGCAGCTCAGACAATTCGCCGCCGAACTGATGACCTACCTGGACCAAGACGGCACCGAACCCGACTACGACACACAACAACGCCGCCGGGAAATCCACGTCGGTCCCCAGCAAGCGGACGGCATGAGCCGCATCTCCGGCTGGATCGACCCCGAGTTCCGCGCCTTGCTCGATGTAGCGCTGGCCAAGCTTGCCGCGCCGGGCGCGAATCTGACCCACGACGATGCCCATACCGGCCGCGACGACCGCACGGCCGCACAACGCAACCACGACGCCGTGAAGACCGTCCTGCGCGACACAGTCGCCTCCGGAAACCTGGGCCAAGTCGCCGGCGTGCCCGCCACCATCGTCGCCACCACCACCGTCAACGAACTCGAACGGGCGGCGGGCTGGGCCCACACCGGCGGCGGCAACCGCATCCCGATCCGCGACCTCATCCGGATGGCCGCAAGCTCGCGTCACTACCTGGCGGTGTTCGACGACCACACCGAAGAAGTCCTGTACTTCGGGCGGGCTCGCCGCAATGCCACCACCGCCCAGCGGTTGGCCTTATTCGCGCGCGACAAAGGCTGCACCCACCCCCGATGCACCGTGCCGTTCTACTGGACCGAAGCCCACCACACCCCCGACTTCAGCACCGGCGGGCGCACCGATATCCCCGACCTCACCCTGGCCTGCCAACCCGCCAACCTGTTGATCGAGAAAACCGGCTGGACCACCGAACGCCCCGGCAACGGCCGCACCCACTGGATCCCACCCAGGGAATTCGACACCGGCCAGCCAAGGGTCAACAACCACTTCCACCCCCAGCGCTACCTCACCGACGGCGAGAGAGAGGACGACGACGACCCCGAATAG
- a CDS encoding Lrp/AsnC family transcriptional regulator, whose protein sequence is MTERSADRTLRSTRTSKDVRLVDIDEVDRRILTVLHADARISNSALAESIGIAPSTCHGRVRRLQELGVIRGFYTDIDPAAIGLALQAMISVTLQSNARGKIRSFIQHIRSKPQVMDVYFLAGADDFILHVAARDTEDLRAFVVENLNADADVAGTQTSLIFEHLRGASPL, encoded by the coding sequence GTGACTGAACGATCAGCGGATCGCACGCTCCGGTCGACGCGTACGTCGAAGGATGTTCGGCTGGTGGACATCGACGAGGTCGACCGCCGCATTCTCACCGTTCTGCACGCTGACGCGCGGATCTCCAACAGCGCGCTCGCGGAGTCCATCGGCATCGCGCCGTCGACGTGTCACGGCCGAGTGCGACGGCTTCAGGAGCTCGGGGTCATCCGGGGCTTCTACACCGACATCGACCCCGCGGCGATCGGGCTGGCACTGCAGGCCATGATCTCGGTGACCCTGCAATCCAACGCCCGCGGCAAGATCCGCAGCTTCATCCAGCACATCCGCAGCAAACCGCAGGTGATGGACGTCTACTTCCTCGCCGGCGCCGACGACTTCATCCTCCACGTCGCCGCCCGCGACACCGAGGACCTGCGCGCGTTCGTCGTCGAGAACCTCAACGCCGACGCCGACGTGGCGGGGACGCAGACGTCGCTGATCTTCGAACATCTGCGGGGTGCGTCGCCGCTGTGA
- the dapB gene encoding 4-hydroxy-tetrahydrodipicolinate reductase has protein sequence MRVGVLGAKGKVGATMVQAVEAADDLTFTTGVDAGDPLSSLVDAGTEVVIDFTHPSVVMDNLKFLIDNGIHAVVGTTGFTDERIAQVQQWLAAKPESAVLIAPNFAIGAVLSMHFAQQAARFFESVEVIELHHPHKADAPSGTAARTAKLIAEARKDMPPNPDATSTGLEGARGADVDGVPVHSVRLAGLVAHQEVLFGTQGETLTIRHDSIDRTSFVPGVLLAVRKVSGRPGLTVGIEPLLDLT, from the coding sequence ATGCGAGTAGGTGTGCTGGGTGCGAAAGGCAAGGTCGGGGCGACGATGGTGCAGGCGGTCGAGGCCGCCGACGACCTCACGTTCACCACCGGAGTCGATGCCGGCGATCCGTTGAGCTCCCTCGTCGACGCGGGCACCGAGGTCGTCATCGACTTCACGCATCCGAGCGTGGTCATGGACAACCTGAAGTTCCTCATCGACAACGGGATTCACGCGGTCGTCGGCACCACCGGATTCACCGACGAGCGCATCGCCCAGGTGCAGCAGTGGCTGGCCGCCAAGCCGGAGTCGGCGGTGCTGATCGCGCCGAACTTCGCCATCGGGGCCGTGCTGTCCATGCACTTCGCGCAGCAGGCCGCGCGGTTCTTCGAATCGGTCGAGGTGATCGAACTGCACCACCCGCACAAGGCGGACGCCCCGTCGGGCACGGCGGCGCGAACCGCGAAGCTGATCGCCGAAGCGCGAAAAGACATGCCGCCCAACCCCGACGCCACCAGCACCGGCCTGGAGGGTGCCCGTGGCGCGGACGTCGACGGCGTCCCCGTGCACTCGGTACGGCTGGCCGGCCTCGTCGCGCATCAGGAAGTCCTGTTCGGCACGCAGGGTGAGACGCTGACCATCCGCCACGACAGCATCGACCGCACATCGTTCGTGCCCGGCGTCCTGCTGGCGGTGCGCAAGGTCTCCGGACGCCCGGGCCTCACCGTCGGTATCGAACCGCTGCTCGACCTGACATGA
- a CDS encoding tetratricopeptide repeat protein, whose product MTDDRRALRTQVLIAFMCVALVVYFFLLGRIAFAFIRTGEFAAVGLGVALLALPLIGVWVMVSTVRAGFAHQRLARLAREQDMDLDVSDLPRRPSGRIERDAADALFDAVRSEVHEDPDNWVRWYRLARAYDYAGDRSRARAAMRKAVELQEHR is encoded by the coding sequence ATGACCGACGACCGGCGCGCCCTGCGCACCCAGGTGCTCATCGCCTTCATGTGTGTGGCGTTGGTCGTGTACTTCTTCCTCCTCGGCCGAATCGCCTTCGCGTTCATCCGCACCGGAGAATTCGCGGCCGTCGGTCTGGGCGTGGCGCTGCTCGCGCTGCCGTTGATCGGGGTCTGGGTGATGGTCAGCACCGTGCGGGCGGGCTTCGCCCATCAGCGGCTGGCGCGGTTGGCGCGCGAACAGGACATGGACCTCGACGTCAGCGATCTGCCGCGCCGGCCGTCCGGCCGCATCGAGCGGGACGCCGCCGACGCGCTGTTCGACGCGGTGCGCAGCGAAGTGCACGAGGATCCGGACAACTGGGTGCGGTGGTACCGGCTGGCGCGGGCGTACGACTACGCCGGCGACCGCAGCCGGGCCCGTGCGGCCATGCGCAAGGCGGTCGAACTGCAGGAGCACCGATGA
- a CDS encoding dienelactone hydrolase family protein: protein MPRITATITTPDGACPATLHTPNGPGPWSGVVMYPDAGGVRPTFHEMADRLAAFGHAVLLPDVYYRSGQWEPFDMGTVFGDQAERRRLFGMIGSVTPDKMASDAAAFFDFLAGRPEVRGDRFGVCGYCMGGRTSLIVAGRVPERVAAAGSFHGGGLVTDDDTSPHLLADKITATVYVAGAENDSSFTAAQAETLDKALTAAGVPHTVEIYPAGHGFAVPDNAPYDEVAAQRHWIALQELFASALPS from the coding sequence ATGCCGAGGATCACCGCGACCATCACGACACCGGACGGCGCCTGCCCCGCCACCCTCCACACCCCCAACGGGCCCGGCCCGTGGTCGGGCGTGGTGATGTACCCGGACGCCGGCGGCGTCCGCCCCACCTTCCACGAGATGGCCGACCGGTTGGCCGCGTTCGGCCACGCCGTCCTGCTGCCCGACGTGTACTACCGCAGCGGGCAATGGGAACCGTTCGACATGGGCACCGTCTTCGGTGATCAGGCGGAAAGGAGACGGTTGTTCGGGATGATCGGGTCGGTCACCCCCGACAAGATGGCCTCCGACGCCGCGGCGTTCTTCGACTTCCTCGCCGGCCGGCCCGAGGTCCGCGGCGACCGGTTCGGGGTGTGCGGATACTGCATGGGCGGCCGGACGTCCCTGATCGTGGCGGGCCGGGTGCCCGAACGGGTGGCGGCGGCCGGATCCTTCCACGGCGGCGGCCTGGTCACCGACGACGACACCAGTCCGCACCTGCTGGCCGACAAGATCACGGCGACGGTCTACGTGGCCGGCGCCGAGAACGACAGCTCGTTCACCGCCGCGCAGGCCGAGACACTGGACAAGGCGCTGACCGCGGCGGGTGTGCCGCACACCGTCGAGATCTACCCCGCCGGACACGGCTTCGCCGTACCGGACAACGCCCCCTACGACGAGGTGGCGGCGCAGCGGCATTGGATCGCCCTGCAGGAGTTGTTCGCGAGCGCGCTGCCCAGCTAG
- a CDS encoding winged helix-turn-helix domain-containing protein, producing MAVTLTGDQARRIAVAAQGFAEAKPRGAVNRAHLRRLINRIQVLQLDSVSVAVRAHYAPVFSRLGPYDRGVLDAAAWSHSARAPRLLVEYWAHEAALMAVDDWPLLRWRMREYTHGRWGTHIVKANPQLVDDVVAAVTALGPATAGQIEEYLGAEQRGRKGPWWDRSDTKWVTEALFAAGVLTTATRVGFARHYDLTERVLPAEVVARVVDDGDAIRELCLRAAGALGVATEADIRDYFRLAAKPVRPALAELVAAGELEPVEVDGWAAPAYLRAGQVIPRTDRGTALLCPFDPLIFFRPRVERLFGFHYRIEIYTPAPKRQYGYYVWPFLLDGRLVGRVDLKAERTRDALHVVGAFAEPGEDRERVAAALAVELKTMAQWLRLAGVTVGERGDLVGALDHAVA from the coding sequence ATGGCTGTCACGCTCACCGGGGACCAGGCCCGTCGGATCGCCGTCGCCGCTCAGGGGTTCGCCGAGGCCAAGCCGCGCGGCGCGGTCAACCGCGCGCATCTGCGCCGGCTGATCAACCGCATCCAGGTGCTGCAACTGGATTCGGTGTCGGTGGCGGTGCGGGCGCACTACGCCCCGGTGTTCAGCCGGCTGGGTCCCTACGACCGCGGGGTGCTCGACGCGGCGGCGTGGTCGCATTCCGCGCGGGCGCCGCGGCTGCTGGTCGAGTACTGGGCGCACGAGGCGGCGTTGATGGCCGTCGACGACTGGCCGCTGCTGCGCTGGCGGATGCGCGAGTACACCCACGGCCGGTGGGGCACGCACATCGTCAAGGCCAACCCGCAGCTCGTCGACGACGTGGTCGCGGCGGTCACCGCGCTCGGACCGGCCACCGCCGGACAGATCGAGGAGTACCTGGGCGCCGAGCAGCGCGGCCGCAAGGGCCCGTGGTGGGACCGCAGCGACACCAAGTGGGTGACCGAGGCGCTGTTCGCCGCCGGCGTGCTCACCACCGCCACCCGCGTCGGCTTCGCCCGTCACTACGACCTCACCGAACGGGTGCTTCCCGCCGAGGTCGTGGCCCGTGTCGTCGACGATGGCGACGCGATCCGTGAGCTGTGTCTGCGGGCGGCCGGGGCGTTGGGCGTGGCCACCGAGGCCGACATCCGCGACTACTTCCGGCTGGCGGCCAAGCCGGTCAGGCCCGCGCTCGCGGAGCTGGTGGCCGCTGGTGAGCTGGAACCGGTCGAGGTCGACGGCTGGGCGGCCCCGGCGTATCTACGTGCGGGCCAAGTCATTCCGCGCACCGACCGCGGGACCGCGCTGCTGTGCCCGTTCGATCCGCTGATCTTCTTCCGTCCGCGGGTCGAACGGCTCTTCGGTTTCCACTACCGCATCGAGATCTACACTCCCGCGCCGAAGCGACAGTACGGGTATTACGTGTGGCCGTTCCTGCTCGACGGCAGGCTGGTGGGGCGGGTCGACCTCAAGGCCGAGCGGACCCGCGACGCGCTGCATGTCGTGGGCGCCTTCGCCGAACCGGGAGAGGACCGCGAACGGGTCGCCGCGGCGCTGGCGGTCGAGCTGAAGACGATGGCGCAGTGGTTGCGGCTGGCCGGTGTGACGGTCGGGGAGCGCGGCGACCTGGTCGGGGCGCTGGACCATGCGGTGGCATGA
- a CDS encoding dihydrofolate reductase, with amino-acid sequence MRSVGLIWAQSTSGIIGRDGGIPWHLPEDLARFKEITLGHPVVMGRRTWESLPAKVRPLPGRKNVVLTRQADYLADGAEVATSLDDALSDEETWVIGGERVYTQALTHATRCEVTEVEIELHRQDADAVAPVLGQSWAGTTGEWLTSSSGLRYRFHSYRRIDA; translated from the coding sequence ATGAGGTCTGTCGGGCTCATCTGGGCGCAGTCGACCTCCGGCATCATCGGCCGCGACGGCGGCATTCCCTGGCACCTACCCGAGGATCTGGCCCGGTTCAAGGAGATCACGCTCGGTCATCCCGTCGTGATGGGTCGACGGACGTGGGAGTCGCTGCCGGCAAAGGTGCGGCCGCTGCCCGGACGCAAGAACGTCGTGCTGACCCGGCAGGCCGACTATCTGGCCGACGGAGCCGAAGTCGCGACCTCGCTCGACGACGCACTGAGCGACGAGGAGACGTGGGTGATCGGCGGTGAGCGCGTGTACACGCAGGCGCTCACCCACGCCACCCGCTGTGAGGTCACCGAGGTCGAGATCGAACTGCACCGGCAGGATGCGGATGCGGTCGCGCCCGTCCTCGGCCAGTCCTGGGCCGGTACCACGGGGGAATGGTTGACCAGCTCCTCCGGGTTGCGGTACCGGTTCCACAGCTACCGGCGCATCGACGCCTGA
- a CDS encoding M16 family metallopeptidase: MRPRPAISRQSLRRSTVSVDAATVEDTLSSAVRRTTLPGGLRVVTERIPSVRSASVGVWVNVGSRDEGPTVAGAAHFLEHLLFKSTPTRSAVDIAQAVDAVGGELNAFTAREHTCYYAHVLDTDLELAVDLVADVVLRGRCAADDVEIERDVVLEEIAMRDDDPEDTLGDVFLSAMFGSHPVGRPVIGSIESIEAMTRNQLHSFHVRRYVPERMVLAVAGNVEHDDVVKLAREYFGPKLVRGHSAVAPRKGTGRVPGRPTLELITRDAEQTHLSLGVRTPGRHWDHRWALSVLNTALGGGLSSRLFQEIRETRGLAYSVYSTVDTFSDSGALSIYAACQPDRFDEVARVTTAVLEDVARDGITESECRIAKGSLRGGLVLGLEDSGSRMHRLGRSELNYGRHRSIDHTLDQIAAVTLDEVNAVARQLLTRPYGGAVLGPHRSRSSLPKPLQTVGR, encoded by the coding sequence ATGCGACCACGGCCGGCAATTAGTCGGCAATCGCTGCGGCGCAGCACGGTAAGTGTGGACGCGGCCACCGTGGAGGACACTCTGTCTTCCGCGGTGCGCCGCACCACGCTGCCCGGCGGCCTCCGCGTCGTCACCGAACGGATCCCCTCGGTGCGGTCCGCCTCGGTCGGCGTGTGGGTCAACGTCGGTTCCCGTGACGAGGGGCCGACGGTCGCGGGCGCCGCGCACTTCCTCGAACACCTGCTGTTCAAGTCGACTCCGACCCGCAGCGCCGTCGACATCGCCCAAGCGGTCGACGCCGTCGGCGGGGAGCTGAACGCCTTCACCGCCAGGGAACACACCTGCTACTACGCGCACGTGCTCGACACCGACCTCGAGTTGGCGGTCGACCTGGTGGCCGACGTGGTGTTGCGCGGACGGTGTGCCGCAGACGATGTCGAGATCGAACGCGACGTCGTCCTCGAAGAGATCGCGATGCGCGACGACGATCCAGAGGACACCCTCGGCGACGTCTTCCTGTCGGCGATGTTCGGATCCCATCCGGTGGGCCGTCCGGTGATCGGCAGCATCGAGTCGATCGAGGCGATGACCCGCAACCAGCTGCACTCGTTCCACGTGCGGCGCTACGTTCCGGAGCGCATGGTGCTCGCCGTCGCCGGCAACGTCGAACACGACGACGTCGTGAAGTTGGCGCGAGAGTACTTCGGGCCCAAGCTGGTTCGCGGCCACTCGGCGGTTGCCCCGCGGAAGGGCACGGGCCGTGTGCCGGGGCGCCCGACACTGGAACTGATCACCCGCGACGCCGAGCAGACGCATCTGTCACTGGGTGTGCGCACGCCGGGCAGGCACTGGGATCACCGGTGGGCGTTGTCCGTTCTGAACACGGCGCTGGGCGGCGGTCTGAGTTCCCGCCTGTTCCAGGAGATCCGGGAAACGCGCGGTCTGGCGTATTCGGTGTACTCCACGGTCGACACCTTCTCCGACAGCGGTGCGCTGTCGATCTACGCCGCATGCCAGCCGGACCGGTTCGACGAGGTGGCCCGGGTGACGACGGCGGTGCTCGAGGACGTCGCCCGCGACGGGATCACCGAGTCGGAGTGCCGGATCGCCAAGGGGTCGTTACGCGGTGGGCTGGTGCTGGGACTGGAGGATTCCGGTTCGCGGATGCATCGCCTCGGCCGCAGTGAACTGAACTACGGCAGGCACCGCAGCATCGACCATACGCTGGACCAGATCGCCGCGGTGACGCTCGACGAGGTCAATGCCGTTGCGCGCCAACTGCTCACCCGTCCCTACGGGGGTGCGGTGCTGGGTCCGCACCGGTCCAGGTCGTCGCTGCCCAAGCCGTTGCAGACCGTCGGCCGCTAA
- a CDS encoding flavodoxin family protein gives MSATLLVVHHTPSPATRELLEAVLAGARDPDIEGVDVEVKPALAATLSDMLAADGYLFGTTANFGYMSGALKHFFDTVYYPSLDHVAGRPYGFWVHGNNDTVGAVNAVEKLATGLALVKAADVLEVTGGVDAAVRQQAYELGGTLAATVMD, from the coding sequence ATGAGCGCCACCCTGCTCGTCGTCCACCACACGCCCTCGCCGGCCACCCGTGAACTCCTCGAGGCGGTGCTGGCGGGGGCGCGCGACCCGGACATCGAAGGGGTCGACGTGGAGGTGAAACCCGCGCTGGCGGCCACGCTGTCCGACATGCTCGCCGCCGACGGTTACCTGTTCGGCACCACCGCCAACTTCGGTTACATGTCGGGGGCGCTGAAACACTTCTTCGACACCGTGTACTACCCGAGCCTGGACCACGTCGCCGGCCGCCCGTACGGATTCTGGGTGCACGGCAATAACGACACCGTCGGTGCGGTCAACGCGGTAGAAAAGCTCGCGACGGGACTGGCGCTCGTCAAAGCCGCCGACGTACTCGAGGTCACCGGCGGCGTCGACGCCGCGGTCCGTCAGCAGGCGTATGAACTGGGCGGCACACTGGCCGCCACGGTGATGGACTGA
- the ald gene encoding alanine dehydrogenase, whose product MRVGVPTEIKNNEYRVAITPAGVAELANRGHEVLIQSGAGDGSAISDADFKAAGAQLVAGADEVWGEADLLLKVKEPIEAEYSRMREGQTLFTYLHLAASKPCTDALLSSRTTSIAYETVQTAGPDGSVALPLLAPMSEVAGRLSAQVGAYHLMRTQGGRGALMGGVPGVAPANVVVIGGGVAGYNAARIAKGMGAHVTVFDLNINTLRKIDNENSGAIETRYSTTLELDEAVKSADLVIGAVLIPGAKAPKLVTNSTVAHMRSGAVLVDIAIDQGGCFEDSRPTTHDDPTFTVHDTVFYCVANMPGAVPRTSTFALTNATMPYVLKLADKGWQAACRSDAALAKGLSTHAGALLNEQVAADLDLPFTDPATVLA is encoded by the coding sequence ATGCGCGTCGGCGTCCCGACCGAGATCAAGAACAACGAATATCGCGTCGCGATCACGCCCGCGGGCGTGGCGGAGCTGGCCAACCGCGGCCACGAGGTACTGATCCAGTCCGGCGCCGGCGACGGTTCGGCCATCTCCGATGCCGACTTCAAGGCGGCGGGCGCCCAACTCGTCGCCGGCGCCGACGAGGTGTGGGGCGAGGCCGACCTGCTGCTCAAGGTCAAGGAACCGATCGAAGCCGAGTACTCCCGCATGCGGGAGGGCCAGACGCTGTTCACCTACCTGCACCTGGCTGCGTCGAAGCCCTGCACCGACGCGCTGCTGAGCTCGCGCACCACCTCGATCGCTTACGAGACCGTGCAGACGGCCGGCCCGGACGGATCGGTCGCGCTTCCCCTCCTGGCGCCGATGAGCGAGGTCGCCGGACGGCTCTCCGCCCAGGTCGGCGCCTACCACCTGATGCGCACCCAGGGCGGACGCGGCGCACTGATGGGCGGAGTGCCCGGTGTCGCGCCGGCCAACGTCGTCGTCATCGGCGGCGGGGTCGCCGGTTACAACGCCGCCCGCATCGCCAAGGGCATGGGAGCGCACGTCACCGTCTTCGACCTCAACATCAACACGCTGCGCAAGATCGACAACGAGAACAGCGGCGCCATCGAGACCCGGTACTCCACGACGCTCGAACTCGACGAGGCCGTCAAGAGCGCCGACCTGGTGATCGGCGCGGTCCTCATCCCCGGCGCCAAGGCCCCCAAGCTCGTCACCAATTCGACTGTGGCGCACATGCGCTCAGGTGCGGTGCTGGTCGACATCGCGATCGACCAGGGCGGCTGCTTCGAGGACTCGCGGCCCACGACGCACGACGACCCGACGTTCACCGTCCACGACACGGTGTTCTACTGCGTGGCCAACATGCCAGGCGCCGTCCCGCGCACGTCCACATTCGCGCTGACCAACGCCACCATGCCCTACGTCCTCAAGCTCGCCGACAAGGGCTGGCAGGCCGCCTGCCGGAGTGACGCCGCGTTGGCCAAGGGCCTGTCCACGCACGCCGGCGCGCTGCTCAACGAGCAGGTGGCCGCGGACCTGGACCTGCCCTTCACCGATCCGGCGACCGTCCTGGCCTGA
- a CDS encoding YchJ family protein — MHSGDECPCGSGVPFVGCCRPLHVGERWAETAEELMRSRYSAYAVGDLDYVWRTWHPRTRPSALTPDPGLEWIALEIVDVVRGGRGDDTGEVEFRAHYRAGRRSGTLHERSRFAVRARRWFYVDGDVD, encoded by the coding sequence GTGCATTCCGGCGATGAATGTCCTTGCGGCAGCGGTGTTCCGTTCGTCGGTTGCTGTCGTCCCCTGCACGTCGGTGAGCGCTGGGCCGAGACCGCCGAGGAGTTGATGCGGTCGCGCTACAGCGCCTACGCGGTCGGGGATCTCGACTACGTCTGGCGGACCTGGCATCCGCGCACCCGGCCGTCGGCGCTGACGCCGGATCCCGGTCTGGAGTGGATCGCGCTCGAGATCGTCGACGTGGTCCGGGGCGGACGCGGCGACGACACCGGCGAAGTGGAGTTCCGGGCGCATTACCGTGCCGGCCGGCGAAGCGGGACGCTGCATGAGCGGTCCCGCTTCGCCGTTCGGGCCAGGCGCTGGTTCTACGTCGACGGTGACGTCGACTGA